The DNA region AAGTCCCACcgacacaaaaagaaaaagaagcacaaaaaaTCCAGCAAACATAAACGGAAACACAGGGCTGACCCAGAAGAGAAAAGCTCTAAGGCAGAATCTGGGGAGAAGTCTAAGAAGCGCAAGAAGCGAAAACGAAAAAAGAATAAGTCATCAGCCCCAGCAGATTCTGAACGGGGGCCCAAACCAGAACCCCCTGGTAGTGGTAGCCCTGCACCACCAAGAAGACGGCGGCGAGCCCAGGATGATTCCCAGCGGAGGTCCCTTCCAGCTGAAGAAGGAAGCAGTGGCAAGAAGGATGAAGGTGGAGGTAGCGGGAGCGCCCAGGATCATGGTGGGAGGAAACACAGGGGTGAACCTCCCACGTCATCCTGCCAGCGAAGAGCTGGCACCAAGCGGAGCAGCCGATCCAGCCGTCGAAGTCGACCCAGTAGTGGAGACGAGGACAGTGATGACGCGTCGTCACGCCGGCTGCACCAGAAGTCTCCATCCCAGtacagtgaggaggaggaggaggaggaagaggaagaggaggagtcaGGCAGTGAGCATTCCCGAAGCCGCTCACGGTCTGGCCGGCACCATTCCTCTCGCCATTCCTCCCGGCGCTCTTACTCCAGTAGCTCAGATGCTTCTTCAGACCAGAGCTGCTATAGTAGACAACACAGTTACTCTGATGACAGCTATAGTGACTATAGTGACCGGTCACGAAGGCACTCCAAGCGCTCCCACGACTCTGATGACTCAGACTATGCCAGCTCCAAGCACCGGTCCAAGCGGCACAAATATTCATCTTCTGATGATGACTATAGCCTCAGTGGCAGCCAGTCCCGAAGCCGATCTCGGAGTCATACCAGAGAGCGCTCAAGATCCAGGGGccgcagccgcagcagcagctgTAGTCGCAGCCGGAGCAAAAGGAGAAGCCGCAGCACCACCGCCCACAGCTGGCAGCGGAGTCGGAGCTACAGCCGGGACCGCAGCCGCAGCACCCGGAGCCCTTCACAGAGGTCAGGCTCCAGGAAGGGGTCGTGGGGGCACGAGAGCCCTGAAGAGAGGCGTTCTGGTCGTCGAGACTTCATTCGCTCTAAGATCTACCGCTCCCAGTCTCCCCACTACTTCCGATCAGGCCGGGGAGAAGGTCCtggggagaagaagaaagaagacagcAGAGGAGATGATGGTAAGGGGATAGGCCCACCCTCCCAGAACAGCAGCATTGGCCCAGGAAGAGGgtcagaaggtgactgcagccctgaagaCAAGAACTCCGTCACCGCCAAGCTGCTACTGGAAAAGATTCAGTCAAGGAAAGTGGAGAGGAAACCCAGTTTGAGTGAGGAGGTGCTGGCCACCCCTAATAAAGCCGGGCTCAAGCTCAAGGACCCCCCACAAGGTTATTTTGGACCCAAGCTCCCCCCTTCTCTTGGCAACAAGCCTGTCCTCCCTCTGATAGGGAAGCTCCCAGCTACCCGAAAGCCCAACGCCAAGAAATGTGAAGAGTCTGGCTTAGAAAGGGGAGAGGAGCAAGAACAGTCAGAGACAGAAGAAGGGCCTCCAGGGAATAGTGATGCCCCATTTGGACATCAGTTCCCCTCAGAGGAAACAGCTGGCCCCTTATCAGACCCACCCCCAGAAGAGCCAAAGTCTGAAGAAGCTGCTGCTGATCACCCTGTGGCTCCACTAGGCACCCCAGTGCACTCTGACTGCTATCCTGGGGACCCATCCATCTCCCATAACTACCTCCCTGACCCCAGTGATGGGGATACCCTTGAATCCCTGGATAGTGGCAGTCAGCCAGGCCCTGTGGAGTCCAGCTTGCTGCCTATAGCATCAGACCTCGAGCCCTTCCCCGGTTACGCACCGCCCAGTGGGGAACCCAGTATTGAGTCGGCTGAGGGAGCCGAGGATGCATCCCTCGCCCCCCTGGAGAGCCAGCCCATCACCTTCACTCCCGAGGAGATGGAGAAGTACAGCAAGCTCCAGCAGGCCGCGCAGCAGCACATCCAGCAGCAGCTTCTGGCCAAGCAGGTGAAGGCCTTCCCCGCTTCGGCTGCCCTGGCCCCAGCCACTCCAGCCTTGCAGCCCATCCACATTCAGCAGCCGGCCACGGCCTCTGCCACGTCCATCACAACTGTGCAGCACGCCATCCTGCAGCACCATGCCGCCGCAGCTGCTGCCGCCATTGGCattcacccccaccctcacccccagcccctggcccaggTGCATCAtatcccccagccccacctgacCCCCATCTCCCTGTCCCACCTCACTCACTCCATCATCCCTGGTCATCCCGCCACCTTTCTGGCTAGCCACCCCATCCACATCATTCCCGCCTCGGCCATCCATCCCGGGCCCTTCACCTTCCACCCT from Cervus canadensis isolate Bull #8, Minnesota chromosome 1, ASM1932006v1, whole genome shotgun sequence includes:
- the GPATCH8 gene encoding G patch domain-containing protein 8 isoform X2 translates to MADRFSRFNEDRDFQGNHFDQYEEGHLEIEQASLDKPIESDNIGHRLLQKHGWKLGQGLGKSLQGRTDPIPIVVKYDVMGMGRMEMELDYAEDATERRRVLEVEKEDTEELRQKYKDYVDKEKAIAKALEDLRANFYCELCDKQYQKHQEFDNHINSYDHAHKQRLKDLKQREFARNVSSRSRKDEKKQEKALRRLHELAEQRKQAECAPGSGPMFRPTTVAVDEEGGDDEKEESATNSGASTTATCGLGSEFSTDKGGPFTAVQISNTTGLAQAPGPASQGISFGIKNNLGTPLQKLGVSFSFAKKAPVKLESIASVFKDHAEEGTSEDGTKADEKGTDQGLQKVGDSDGSSNLDGKKEDEDPQDGGSLASTLSKLKRMKREEGAGATEPEYYHYIPPAHCKVKPNFPFLLFMRASEQMEGDTSTHPKNALDSKKSSSPKPKGCIKVTASQGAEKTVSEISEQQMEASATEPSEPGSKAETKKPSVGDVSEHSLESQSQKDSEIQMCESDPPKETSQATPAGKESREGPKHPTGPFFPVLSKDESTALQWPSELLIFTKAEPSISYSCNPLYFDFKLSRNKDARAKGMEKPKDTGGSSKDHLQGLDPSELHKSQEEEESVQHSSGGRIDAPASGAACSGLNKQEPGGSHGSETEDTGRSLPSKKERSGKSHRHKKKKKHKKSSKHKRKHRADPEEKSSKAESGEKSKKRKKRKRKKNKSSAPADSERGPKPEPPGSGSPAPPRRRRRAQDDSQRRSLPAEEGSSGKKDEGGGSGSAQDHGGRKHRGEPPTSSCQRRAGTKRSSRSSRRSRPSSGDEDSDDASSRRLHQKSPSQYSEEEEEEEEEEEESGSEHSRSRSRSGRHHSSRHSSRRSYSSSSDASSDQSCYSRQHSYSDDSYSDYSDRSRRHSKRSHDSDDSDYASSKHRSKRHKYSSSDDDYSLSGSQSRSRSRSHTRERSRSRGRSRSSSCSRSRSKRRSRSTTAHSWQRSRSYSRDRSRSTRSPSQRSGSRKGSWGHESPEERRSGRRDFIRSKIYRSQSPHYFRSGRGEGPGEKKKEDSRGDDGKGIGPPSQNSSIGPGRGSEGDCSPEDKNSVTAKLLLEKIQSRKVERKPSLSEEVLATPNKAGLKLKDPPQGYFGPKLPPSLGNKPVLPLIGKLPATRKPNAKKCEESGLERGEEQEQSETEEGPPGNSDAPFGHQFPSEETAGPLSDPPPEEPKSEEAAADHPVAPLGTPVHSDCYPGDPSISHNYLPDPSDGDTLESLDSGSQPGPVESSLLPIASDLEPFPGYAPPSGEPSIESAEGAEDASLAPLESQPITFTPEEMEKYSKLQQAAQQHIQQQLLAKQVKAFPASAALAPATPALQPIHIQQPATASATSITTVQHAILQHHAAAAAAAIGIHPHPHPQPLAQVHHIPQPHLTPISLSHLTHSIIPGHPATFLASHPIHIIPASAIHPGPFTFHPVPHAALYPTLLAPRPAAAAATALHLHPLLHPIFSGQDLQHPPSHGT
- the GPATCH8 gene encoding G patch domain-containing protein 8 isoform X3, coding for MGMGRMEMELDYAEDATERRRVLEVEKEDTEELRQKYKDYVDKEKAIAKALEDLRANFYCELCDKQYQKHQEFDNHINSYDHAHKQAGTQDYYESEIIADVLKANPSNLGAQITRRLKDLKQREFARNVSSRSRKDEKKQEKALRRLHELAEQRKQAECAPGSGPMFRPTTVAVDEEGGDDEKEESATNSGASTTATCGLGSEFSTDKGGPFTAVQISNTTGLAQAPGPASQGISFGIKNNLGTPLQKLGVSFSFAKKAPVKLESIASVFKDHAEEGTSEDGTKADEKGTDQGLQKVGDSDGSSNLDGKKEDEDPQDGGSLASTLSKLKRMKREEGAGATEPEYYHYIPPAHCKVKPNFPFLLFMRASEQMEGDTSTHPKNALDSKKSSSPKPKGCIKVTASQGAEKTVSEISEQQMEASATEPSEPGSKAETKKPSVGDVSEHSLESQSQKDSEIQMCESDPPKETSQATPAGKESREGPKHPTGPFFPVLSKDESTALQWPSELLIFTKAEPSISYSCNPLYFDFKLSRNKDARAKGMEKPKDTGGSSKDHLQGLDPSELHKSQEEEESVQHSSGGRIDAPASGAACSGLNKQEPGGSHGSETEDTGRSLPSKKERSGKSHRHKKKKKHKKSSKHKRKHRADPEEKSSKAESGEKSKKRKKRKRKKNKSSAPADSERGPKPEPPGSGSPAPPRRRRRAQDDSQRRSLPAEEGSSGKKDEGGGSGSAQDHGGRKHRGEPPTSSCQRRAGTKRSSRSSRRSRPSSGDEDSDDASSRRLHQKSPSQYSEEEEEEEEEEEESGSEHSRSRSRSGRHHSSRHSSRRSYSSSSDASSDQSCYSRQHSYSDDSYSDYSDRSRRHSKRSHDSDDSDYASSKHRSKRHKYSSSDDDYSLSGSQSRSRSRSHTRERSRSRGRSRSSSCSRSRSKRRSRSTTAHSWQRSRSYSRDRSRSTRSPSQRSGSRKGSWGHESPEERRSGRRDFIRSKIYRSQSPHYFRSGRGEGPGEKKKEDSRGDDGKGIGPPSQNSSIGPGRGSEGDCSPEDKNSVTAKLLLEKIQSRKVERKPSLSEEVLATPNKAGLKLKDPPQGYFGPKLPPSLGNKPVLPLIGKLPATRKPNAKKCEESGLERGEEQEQSETEEGPPGNSDAPFGHQFPSEETAGPLSDPPPEEPKSEEAAADHPVAPLGTPVHSDCYPGDPSISHNYLPDPSDGDTLESLDSGSQPGPVESSLLPIASDLEPFPGYAPPSGEPSIESAEGAEDASLAPLESQPITFTPEEMEKYSKLQQAAQQHIQQQLLAKQVKAFPASAALAPATPALQPIHIQQPATASATSITTVQHAILQHHAAAAAAAIGIHPHPHPQPLAQVHHIPQPHLTPISLSHLTHSIIPGHPATFLASHPIHIIPASAIHPGPFTFHPVPHAALYPTLLAPRPAAAAATALHLHPLLHPIFSGQDLQHPPSHGT
- the GPATCH8 gene encoding G patch domain-containing protein 8 isoform X1 gives rise to the protein MADRFSRFNEDRDFQGNHFDQYEEGHLEIEQASLDKPIESDNIGHRLLQKHGWKLGQGLGKSLQGRTDPIPIVVKYDVMGMGRMEMELDYAEDATERRRVLEVEKEDTEELRQKYKDYVDKEKAIAKALEDLRANFYCELCDKQYQKHQEFDNHINSYDHAHKQAGTQDYYESEIIADVLKANPSNLGAQITRRLKDLKQREFARNVSSRSRKDEKKQEKALRRLHELAEQRKQAECAPGSGPMFRPTTVAVDEEGGDDEKEESATNSGASTTATCGLGSEFSTDKGGPFTAVQISNTTGLAQAPGPASQGISFGIKNNLGTPLQKLGVSFSFAKKAPVKLESIASVFKDHAEEGTSEDGTKADEKGTDQGLQKVGDSDGSSNLDGKKEDEDPQDGGSLASTLSKLKRMKREEGAGATEPEYYHYIPPAHCKVKPNFPFLLFMRASEQMEGDTSTHPKNALDSKKSSSPKPKGCIKVTASQGAEKTVSEISEQQMEASATEPSEPGSKAETKKPSVGDVSEHSLESQSQKDSEIQMCESDPPKETSQATPAGKESREGPKHPTGPFFPVLSKDESTALQWPSELLIFTKAEPSISYSCNPLYFDFKLSRNKDARAKGMEKPKDTGGSSKDHLQGLDPSELHKSQEEEESVQHSSGGRIDAPASGAACSGLNKQEPGGSHGSETEDTGRSLPSKKERSGKSHRHKKKKKHKKSSKHKRKHRADPEEKSSKAESGEKSKKRKKRKRKKNKSSAPADSERGPKPEPPGSGSPAPPRRRRRAQDDSQRRSLPAEEGSSGKKDEGGGSGSAQDHGGRKHRGEPPTSSCQRRAGTKRSSRSSRRSRPSSGDEDSDDASSRRLHQKSPSQYSEEEEEEEEEEEESGSEHSRSRSRSGRHHSSRHSSRRSYSSSSDASSDQSCYSRQHSYSDDSYSDYSDRSRRHSKRSHDSDDSDYASSKHRSKRHKYSSSDDDYSLSGSQSRSRSRSHTRERSRSRGRSRSSSCSRSRSKRRSRSTTAHSWQRSRSYSRDRSRSTRSPSQRSGSRKGSWGHESPEERRSGRRDFIRSKIYRSQSPHYFRSGRGEGPGEKKKEDSRGDDGKGIGPPSQNSSIGPGRGSEGDCSPEDKNSVTAKLLLEKIQSRKVERKPSLSEEVLATPNKAGLKLKDPPQGYFGPKLPPSLGNKPVLPLIGKLPATRKPNAKKCEESGLERGEEQEQSETEEGPPGNSDAPFGHQFPSEETAGPLSDPPPEEPKSEEAAADHPVAPLGTPVHSDCYPGDPSISHNYLPDPSDGDTLESLDSGSQPGPVESSLLPIASDLEPFPGYAPPSGEPSIESAEGAEDASLAPLESQPITFTPEEMEKYSKLQQAAQQHIQQQLLAKQVKAFPASAALAPATPALQPIHIQQPATASATSITTVQHAILQHHAAAAAAAIGIHPHPHPQPLAQVHHIPQPHLTPISLSHLTHSIIPGHPATFLASHPIHIIPASAIHPGPFTFHPVPHAALYPTLLAPRPAAAAATALHLHPLLHPIFSGQDLQHPPSHGT